One genomic segment of Terrihabitans soli includes these proteins:
- a CDS encoding DUF423 domain-containing protein — protein MSQLFIIFAGLFGALGVGFAAAAAHGGGGATLGPASQMLLFHAPALLALGLYGRASNPGLVLQAGGGAILLGVALFAGDLVSRHYRDGQSLFLMAAPSGGTIMILGWALILIAGVLLVRAD, from the coding sequence ATGAGCCAGCTATTCATAATTTTTGCCGGCCTGTTCGGCGCGCTCGGGGTCGGTTTTGCCGCGGCGGCCGCGCATGGCGGCGGTGGGGCCACTTTGGGTCCGGCCTCGCAGATGCTGCTCTTCCACGCCCCGGCGCTGCTGGCCCTCGGTCTTTACGGGCGGGCCTCGAATCCCGGCCTTGTTCTCCAGGCCGGCGGCGGCGCCATCCTTCTGGGCGTTGCCCTTTTTGCGGGCGATCTCGTCAGCCGCCATTACCGGGACGGGCAGAGCCTGTTCCTCATGGCGGCCCCCTCCGGCGGCACGATCATGATCCTCGGCTGGGCGCTCATCCTGATCGCCGGTGTGCTTCTCGTCCGGGCTGATTGA